TTGTTGAGGAAGACCAGATATTCGCGCCCCGCGCCAAGGCCGGCATGGCATTGCAGGAGCCGACGAAGCCGAAGTTCTCGGCATTGCGATGCCCAGTGATGCCAACGTTGACCTGTCAGGCGTTCCGGCAATAATCGGTCGAACCATCGACGACGATGACCTCGAAACCGGGCGTTGCGACTCTTTCGCGAGCGAACGCAGGCGGCTGGTATGGCCCCACTTGTTGTGAATCGGGATGATGATGCTGGCGCGCAGCATCTGCGCGCGGCAGCGTAAAGCCTTCGAATCAGTGCCCGGCTGGGTGGTCATCAGCGCCGGGTCAGCCCATCGGTCGCGACAGGCCTGCCCCGAACCATCGCGGGCGCGCAATCGTGCCCTTGAGGGGCTGCGACACGCGGACTGCGCAACACGTGGTGGCACCCGGAGCAGGCGTGCGAGGTAGCCGGTGCGCACGCGCATTGCCTAACATGCGCCGCGCCGCGCGCAGCGGCGCCATCAACCGCCAGCAGCTGGGGCTGCCAAGCAGGCTGGCCTTGTCATTCGAGTTGCGCGATCCCGCCATGAAGTGGGCGGCGGCGGCGGCGTCCCCAGTCGCGTTGCGCATCGTGATGGCGCTGGCCTGCACGCCTGCGGTTCGCTGCCGAGTCGCTGCACTTCGGCATCGAGCTGCCGCGCCCAGGCAGTGCGCTCGTCGAAGTCGTGGACCAGTCCGCAGTTACGGCCATGCAGTTCGTCGATCGCCTTCCCAGACGATGGCGTTCCTGCAGGCGCTGGTCGGCAAAGCGCATGGCTTATTCGCCACGCTCGCGTTCCCGCGCCAGTGCCCATTCCGCGCGTCTTGCCAATTCGTGTTCCCGCTCGTTTACCTCGCCGATGCGCAGCGCGTCGCTCGCCGTGTGGCGGACGGCACCGATGCCCGGCCAGCGCGTCGCGCGCCGGCAGGATCGCGGCCGGTGATTGCCAGTGGGTGCCCGCGGCATCGATACGCGCAGGGCACGGTGCGCGATCGCCATCTCCCCAACGTGCCGGGTTGGGCCGACGCACTCGCGACTGTTCGCGAATCGCCGCCAATGCACCGGTTCGTCATGCAGTTCGGCGACCAGTGGCGATCGCGCCCGCATCGGTTCGACCAGCAGCAGGCCATCGTGCGGGTGCGTGATGCGTTCCGCAGAAAGGCACCGAGTCGCGTCGCGATTACCGGGATGCGAAGGCGCGCGCGGTTCGCTGGGCGTGTAGCTGAAACACTCGGCAACCGTGGCCGGCAACGGGGCGGCGTCGGAGAGTACGGGCCAGCAACTGCGGCAGTTCGACCGGCGATGATCGAAAGACGGAACTCCGCGTCGCGTTCGCCGAGGAAGCCGAGACCCCGCCCGCGTCCGCAGCCGGTCCAAGACAGTTCCGCGTGTTCGCGCAGATCAGTCGCGAGCAGGGCGCGCAACAGGCGTTCACCCTTGCCGCCGTTCAGGCGTCCGAGCTGACGACGATGCGCATGCGCCCGCACCGGCGGCTTCGGCGGGGTGCTGCGCCGAGGCGCGCAGGCCGTGCCCGATCAGATCGAAATGGCGCGTGGCGAGTTCGGGGGTAAGGCGCAGCCGGTGCGGCGCACTCCGGCGGTCGGTGCACTCAGGACCACGAGTTCACTGGACAGCCGCGCAGGAAGAGCCGCCCCGCAACGCCAGCCAGAATGCCGGCTCGCGCTCGGCGCGGGAACTCGGCGACCCGCGCCTGCACGAGCGCCTGCGCAAGCGAGGCCGCGCTGCCATCGACGGCATCGAAATCGGCATGCAGCACCGGCCACAGCGGGAAGTAGTCGTGGCAGACGAGTTCGGTCGGCAGGCCGGTAGCCAGGGCATCGAGCGAGTGTCCGATCAGCGAGGACACGATCACGCTGCCGACGCCGAAGCGCAGCCGGATCTGTTCGAACACCGCACGCCATTCGACGCTGTCGACGGCGCAGGTGGTGATCGCCGCAGCCAGTTCGAAGCGCGCCAGCAGCCACGCTCACCGCAGCGTTGTCGCGATGATTCGCCGCGTGCGGACAGGGCCAGGTGCCAGCGCTCGCTGTCGCCTTCGGCGAGATCGTGCGCGAACTGTTCGACACCACCGCCCCAGCCGTGCAGCACATGCAGTACCACGCCGCGACGGTCCAGTCCGGGACGCAGGTTCGGCAAGCTTGGTGCGACCGCGAGTTCGGCGCGCAAGGTCGCGAGCGCCACCTGCGGCGCCGCGAGATGGCGATGTTCGGGCGCGTCCGGGCCGCGCAACGGTGCGCCCGCGGCCGCGACGTGCAGACTGTCGAGGACGCCGTACCGCAGCGGCAGGCCCTGGGCAATGCGTGTCGCGGCGTCCCCACCGAGCAAGGCCAGTGCGCCGGTCGCCGCATCGCAGGGACGCACGCTGCGGGTGCCGAGCAACCACAGCGCGGCATCGAGCGTCATCGCATCGCCCGCGAACGCTTGCGCTTCCGGCAACGTTCAGCGTCGCGACGCCGACATCGGCTGCGGTGACCACATCGAAGCCCGGCACTGCCGCCGCGGCATCGCGCAGACGTCGGATCGCGGATGGCGGTAGCGGTGCGTTGGCGAGCACGCGCAAGGTGGTCTGGCCGACATCGACGCTGTCGACGACGCGCGCATGCGCATCGAGCACGACCAGTTCGATGTCGGGAGGAAGTTGCGCGAGCAACGCACCCAGCCAGGCCTCGTCGGGCTGGCCGAGCACGGCCACGCGAGCGGGCGGGCATAGGTCACGGAGTTGGGCGCTGCGCACTCTGGGTGGTGCGCTAAGTCTGAATTATCGCGGAATCGCCCGCGGGCCGCCATGCGAGGCGCAAATTCGCTCCGTTAGACTGCGACGCCATTCCTCGTCCCCGGTGTCCGCTTGGCCCGTTTCCTCGACCTGTTGCGCAGGTTCTACCGCTGGTTCCGGGTGCCGATCTGGCTGGGACTGGGCCTCGCGATCGGTTTTTCTCGGTCCCTATCTCTGGTATCTGGACCGTCTGGTGCGTGCCGGATTCGATGGCCTGCGCTTCGATACGCCGAGTCGCGTCTATGCGCGGGCGCTGGAGCTGCGTCCCGGTCGCGCCATGGATGCCGAGACCCTGCTGCTCGAACTCGACGCCGCGCGTTATGGCCAGGCCACCGATGCGCTGCAGCCCGGCAGTTATGCGCGTGACGGCAATAGCTTCCTGATCCAGACCCGTGCCTTCGTCGATGGAGCCGGCGCGCAGCCCTCGCGGCGCATCCGGGTCACCTTGGCCAATCGGCGCGTCGGCAAGCTGGAGGACGTGGCGGCAAAGCGTGCGCTGGAATCGGTGCGGATCGATCCGGCGCGCATCGCAACCCTGTATGGCAAGGCGCGCCAGGAGCGGCGACTGGTCAAGATCAACGAGGTGCCGCCGCTGTTCCTGCGGACCCTGCTCGCGGTCGAGGACAAGGACTTCGCGACCCATCACGGCATCGATCCCTGGGGCATGGCGCGGGCGATGTTCGTCAACGTCCAAGGCGGGCGAACTGTCCCAGGGCGGGTCGACCCTGACCCAGCAGCTGGTGCGCAACCAGTTCCTCGATCGGCGCAAGTGGGCGCGCAAGTTCAACGAGATCGGGCTCGCCCTGCTGATCGAGGCGCGTTACAGCAAGGGCGCGATCCTCGAGGCCTACCTCAACGACGTCTATCTCGGCCAGCATGGCGCGCAATCGGTGCATGGCGTCGGCGCTGCGGCCGAGTTCTATTTCGGGCGCGACCTCGAAGCGCTGGCGCCGCACGAGATGGCCCTGCTGGTCGGCATGATCCAGGGGCCGTCGCTGTACGACCCGCGACGTTCGCCGGCGAATGCGCTGAAGCGGCGCAACCTGGTGCTGCGCGAGATGCAGGAGGCCGGGCTGCTCAGCGCCATCGAGGCCAAGGGGCAGCAACGCCTCGGTCTGAACGTGACGCCGAGCGGCGCCATCGCACGCAATCGTTATCCCGGTTTCATCGAGCTGGTGCAGGCGCAGATCGCCCGCGATTACGCTGCCGCCGAACTGTCCAGCGAAGGGCTCGCCATCCACACCACGCTGGCGCCATCGACGCAGGACTATGCCGAGCGCGTGGTCGCCGAGAAGATCAAGACGCTGGCCAAGGACACCAGCGGCCTGCAGACGGCGATGGTGGTGACGCGTGCCGCGACCGGGGCGATCGAGGCGGTGGTCGGCGACCGTGATCCGCAGCGGCCCGGATTCAATCGCGCTGCGATGGCGGCGCGCCCGATCGGTTCGCTGGTCAAGCCCTTCGTGAATCTGGTCGCCCTCGCGCAACCGGAGCGCTGGTCGCTGATGACCTTGCTGCCGGATCGCGCGATCGCGTTGCGACAGCGCAACGGCCAGACTTGGCAGCCGCGCAACTCCGACAACCTCGAGCACGGCGACGTTGCCCTGATCGACGCGCTGGCACGGTCCTACAACCTTGCGACCGTGCATCTCGGCCTCGATGTCGGCGTGCAGAAGGTCGAGCGCCTGCTCGAAGCCCTGGTGCCCGGCGTCGATGTCTCGCCGCATCCGTCGCTGCTGCTCGGTGCGACCGAGATGACGCCGTTGCAAGTCGCGCAGGCATACCAGTATCTCGCCGCCGACGGGCACCAGCTGCCGCTGTCCTCGGTCACCGCGGTGATCGATCGCAATGGCCGCACGATCTCGCGCTATCGGGCGCCGCAGCGGGCCGGTGAGCTGGTCGAAGCGGCGCGTCTGGTCAGCTTCGCGATGCAGGAAGGCTCTCGCACCGGCACCGGTGCGGCCTTGATCGGACTCGGTCTCGGCGATCTCGACGTCGCCGGCAAGACCGGCACTTCCGATGACCTGCGTGATTCCTGGTACGCGGGATTCACCGGCGGGCACCTGGCCGTGGTCTGGCTCGGCCGCGACGACAACAAGAAGACCGGCTTCTACGGCTCGACCGGCGCGATGCGGCTGTGGGCCGGCTTGTTCGAGAAGCTGCCGAGCGAGCCGCTGCAACTCGATCTCGGGCACAATCCGGTGGTGCGCTGGATCGATCCGCAGACCCAGCGCGCGACCAGTGCCGAATGCGAGGGCGCGCGCCTTGCCCTTCATTCACGGCTACTGAGCCGACCGACTGCATGGACTGCGACCGCTGGACGATCGATGACTGGTTCCGCAATCGCGTGTTGCATCGCGAACCGCCATCGGCCGATGGACAATGGAACGATGATGATGAACTTTGAATCCCGTCGACTGGCGGCTCTGATCGCTGCCCTTGCGCTGGCCGCCTGCGCGACCAAAGCGCCGCCGAAGCCGGTGGCGAAGGCGCCCGAGCCGCCGCCACGCGACTGGGTGGCCGAGATTCGTGCCGAGGCGCGGAAGCTGCCGTCGAACGTCGAGGTGATGCCGTTGCAGGAAGCCGCGGTCGAGGACTTGCGCGAAAAGGCGCGCGTCGCCGAGGCCGCCCGACAGTTCGATGCCGCCGATGCCACCCTGGATGCGGCGCTTGCGATCACGCCCGACGATCCGGCGCTGTGGCAATGGCGCGCGGAGAT
This portion of the Lysobacterales bacterium genome encodes:
- a CDS encoding transglycosylase domain-containing protein; this encodes MRNQFLDRRKWARKFNEIGLALLIEARYSKGAILEAYLNDVYLGQHGAQSVHGVGAAAEFYFGRDLEALAPHEMALLVGMIQGPSLYDPRRSPANALKRRNLVLREMQEAGLLSAIEAKGQQRLGLNVTPSGAIARNRYPGFIELVQAQIARDYAAAELSSEGLAIHTTLAPSTQDYAERVVAEKIKTLAKDTSGLQTAMVVTRAATGAIEAVVGDRDPQRPGFNRAAMAARPIGSLVKPFVNLVALAQPERWSLMTLLPDRAIALRQRNGQTWQPRNSDNLEHGDVALIDALARSYNLATVHLGLDVGVQKVERLLEALVPGVDVSPHPSLLLGATEMTPLQVAQAYQYLAADGHQLPLSSVTAVIDRNGRTISRYRAPQRAGELVEAARLVSFAMQEGSRTGTGAALIGLGLGDLDVAGKTGTSDDLRDSWYAGFTGGHLAVVWLGRDDNKKTGFYGSTGAMRLWAGLFEKLPSEPLQLDLGHNPVVRWIDPQTQRATSAECEGARLALHSRLLSRPTAWTATAGRSMTGSAIACCIANRHRPMDNGTMMMNFESRRLAALIAALALAACATKAPPKPVAKAPEPPPRDWVAEIRAEARKLPSNVEVMPLQEAAVEDLREKARVAEAARQFDAADATLDAALAITPDDPALWQWRAEIALAERRFDDAVAHARKSEAIGPKLGGLCVRNWLTVAAARHEAHDAIGEADARGKADACPVPAPIRM